Proteins encoded together in one Triticum dicoccoides isolate Atlit2015 ecotype Zavitan chromosome 7B, WEW_v2.0, whole genome shotgun sequence window:
- the LOC119340149 gene encoding protein transport protein Sec61 subunit alpha-like, with the protein MADRRLGLPNLALQLVGILPEVQRPSSTVPHRQKLAYTAVSLLIYLVGSQLHVYGYGVRSPSAAESQYWVDMPDLNSVMCDGIMPLVLSEMLLHLLLRLKVLRVNNHEDRTLLNRVQKFLGVVCAAYFSICRVLISTILGKLTIAQSILIVLQHFFGCVIIIYVDDLLKKGYGFLSSIPLFSATDICASIFWKAFSPGEGAVTSSIINGNYKLSSMHKVLGSLDLPEMASMLTTCAFFLFVLSLQGFHVMLPVRSSEEASMQMNYAIKLSYFSFAPLLFHDALAIFLYFISELLRVKFGENNKVVNLLGKWKKSQCFGQAVPVIGLAYDMTTPPTLADVGRHPFHTLVCALWQLLGCGLVSLSFFSVCSHSELYVGRLLGGRRNATTAQPDSVPLLLWRCYVGKAAFLVGLCIGALRLLAGLAGVVGSGTGIMLAVTVLYSCFEETSLGGRPAGAFGF; encoded by the exons ATGGCAGATCGCAGGCTGGGGCTGCCCAATCTGGCCCTGCAGCTGGTGGGGATCTTACCGGAGGTCCAGAGGCCTAGCAGCACGGTCCCTCACCGCCAGAAGCTGGCTTACACGGCCGTCTCCCTCCTCATCTACCTTGTCGGCAGCCAACTGCATGTGTATGGATATGGAGTCCGTTCTCCATCGGCTGCTGAATCTCAGTACTGGGTTGACATGCCCGACCTCAACTCCGTTATGTGTGACGGGATCATGCCCCTCGTTCTGTCCGAGATGTTGCTTCATTTGTTGCTGCGGTTGAAGGTTCTTAGGGTGAACAATCATGAGGACCGGACGCTCCT GAATCGGGTGCAGAAGTTCCTTGGGGTAGTTTGTGCCGCTTATTTTTCAATATGCAGGGTGCTAATTTCAACTATCTTGGGCAAACTGACCATAGCGCAGTCAATTCTGATCGTGCTTCAGCATTTCTTTGGATGTGTCATCATCATTTATGTTGATGATCTCCTTAAAAAGGGATATGGGTTTCTTTCGAGTATCCCCTTGTTCAGTGCCACCGACATCTG TGCAAGTATTTTCTGGAAAGCTTTTAGCCCCGGAGAAGGAGCTGTGACTTCCTCCATTATTAATGGAAACTACAAATTGTCTTCGATGCATAAAGTGTTGGGCAGTCTAGACCTTCCGGAGATGGCTAGTATGCTCACCACGTGCGCCTTCTTTCTATTCGTCCTCAGCCTGCAAGGCTTCCATGTCATGTTGCCAGTGAGATCCAGTGAGGAGGCTAGTATGCAAATGAACTATGCCATCAAGCTTTCCTACTTCTCCTTTGCACCCCTACTCTTCCATGATGCATTGGCCATATTCCTATACTTCATCTCAGAG TTGTTACGCGTGAAATTTGGTGAAAACAACAAGGTGGTCAATTTGCTGGGCAAGTGGAAGAAATCACAATGTTTTGGGCAAGCAGTTCCAGTCATTGGCTTAGCCTACGACATGACCACACCACCAAC CTTGGCTGACGTAGGAAGACACCCATTCCACACACTGGTTTGTGCGCTGTGGCAGCTTCTGGGGTGTGGCCTCGTGTCATTGTCCTTTTTCAGTGTTTGTTCACATTCAGAGTTGTACGTTGGCAGGTTGCTTGGG GGGCGACGGAATGCAACAACTGCCCAGCCGGACTCTGTTCCTCTGCTGCTATGGAGGTGCTATGTCGGTAAGGCAGCGTTTCTTGTGGGACTCTGCATTGGTGCACTTAGGCTTCTGGCAGGCCTTGCCGGCGTGGTCGGCTCCGGCACCGGGATCATGCTCGCCGTCACTGTCTTGTACTCCTGCTTCGAAGAGACCAGCCTTGGAGGAAGGCCGGCTGGTGCCTTCGGTTTCTGA